Within Pseudomonas brassicacearum, the genomic segment CCTTTTCATTGGCTGCCAGACCCTCTTCGCGAGCAAGCCCGCTCCCACAGGGTTCGACTCTGCCAAGCAACAGGTCAGTTGATGTCGTTGAGAATCAGGCTGCGATAATGCCCCGGGTTGGACCCGGACCACTTGCGAAACGCCTTGTAGAAGGAGCTGGCATCGGCAAAGCCCAGGCGCGAGGCGATTTCGACGAAGCTGATGGAGGGCTCGGCCAGCCAGGTGATTGCCAGATCCTTGCGCACGCTGTCCTTGAGGCCTTGGTAAGTCTGGCCTTCCTCCGCCAGGCGTCGGCGCAAGGTAGACGCGGACACGCAGAACTGCTGGGCCAGGGCTTCGGTCTCCGGCCATTGTTCGGCAGGCAGCTGCCGCAGGTCGTGCCGGATACGGCTGGCCAGGCTTTGCGGGTTGCGGTATTTGACCAGGATGTTGGCCGGGGCCTGGGCCAGGAAGCGCTTGAGCTCATCAGCGTTGCGCCTGATCGGCAGGTCGAGGCATTGAGCCGCGAAAATCATGCGGGTGCGCGGGCGGTCAAAGCGCAGGTTCTGGGAGAACATCACGCGATAGTCGTCGCAGAAATCCGGCGCCGGGCAGCGCAGTTCGACGGAGAGAATGGGAATGCGCCGCCCGGCCAGCCAGCAGGCCACGCCATGGACAATCATCCAGTAGGTGAAATAGGTAAAGGCCCGGCGCGGCGGCTGATCGTCTTCCAGCAGCACGATCTCCGCCAGGCTTTGCTGGCGCACCCACTGTGCCGGCAGGTGTTCGAGCATCAGCGACAGAAACCCCAGCCCCGCCGTCAAGCCGCTCGCCAGCGTGGGCTGGGCCATGGCGCACTGGCAGAGAAACGCCAGGCTGCCGGACTTGAGCTTGCGCGGGTCCATGCCAAAAAACTCGTCATCCAGGCGCCGGGCGAGTAAACGCCAGAGCCGCGCATAGGCATGGGCCGGGACCCGCGCCTGGGTGTCGTCGAGCAACGCAGGGTCTATGCCGACCTTGCTCAGGACCTCATCGGTAGCCGCGCCGGGGGCGCAGCTTTGCAGCAGCGCCTCACGCACCAACTGGATGGAGATGGTGTCTTTTTTCGACATGGCGCGGGTATTCACAGGATCCGGTAAAGCAGCCGTTCTATCCGCACCCGGCTGACCCGTTTCAGGAACCTGGCCACGGCCTCGGGGTAATCCGGCAGGGTTTCCAGGTCCAGGTAACGTTCGATCCGGCGGGTGTAGCGGTAGATCTGCTCAAGCTCGGCCTGGCGCGGCGCCAGCAACTCGCCCTTGGGGTCGTCCAGCAACAGCGCGTTTTCCAGGTCCAGGCGAAAGGCCCGCGGGTTGAGGTTATTGCCGGTCAGCAAGGTGTAGCGCTCGTCGATCCACATGCCCTTGAGGTGATAGGTGTTGTCCCCGTCACGCCACAGGTGCAGGTTCAACTGGCCGCTGTCGATATAGCGCTGATGGCGTTTGGCGAAGCGCCGCAGGCTGATTTCATAGAGGTATGGCAGCGCCGCGATGATCTTGAACGGCTCGCTTGGCGCAATGTAGAAGTCGTTGGCGGTCTTGTCGCCGACGATGATGTCGATCTTGACCCCACGGGCCAGGGCGCGATTGAGCTCCCGGGTCACCGCCAGGGGCAAGTTGAAGTACGGTGTGCAAATGGTCAGTTGCTGGCGGCTGCTGGCGATCAGTTCACCGATCACCCGGCTCAGCGCGTTGTTCTTGCCCACGCCCAGCAACGGGCTTACCGACAGGCCGCCCTTGTCGAGGCTGCCAACGCTGGTGTCATAGGTCGCGTACTTGAGGCGACTGCGCAGGTCACCGATGTCCTTGCGCAAACTGCGGGTGCTGGGCAGGTCAGGCAGGTCCAGGCGGTGCACGGCCCTGGAGGCGACCAGGCCGTGCTGCACCAGATGGTGCATCGAATCGGCCAGTGCCGCGTTCTGCAGCAGGTGATAGCGGTCGTAGCGGTATTTGTCGAACTTGTGCAGGTAGACGTTATTCAGGCTGGCGCCGCTGTAGAGCACACAATCGTCAATCACGAAGCCTTTCAAGTGCAGCACGCCGAACAGTTCGCGGGTCTGCACCGGCACGCCGTAGATCGGCACTTCGCTGGCATGGGTACGAGTCTGTTCCTGGTACCACGCCGAGTTGCCCGGCTGCTTCTTGGCGCCGATCAGCCCACGCTGGGCCCGCAGCCAGTCCACCACCACGACCACGTCCAATTCCGGACGCGCGGCCTTGGCGGCATGCAGGGCATCGAGGATTTCCTGGCCGGCCTCATCCTGTTGCAGGTACAGCGCGACGATGTAGATGCGCTGGGTGGCCTGGGTGATTTTCTCCAGCAGGCAACGGCGGAATTGGGCAGCGCCATCGAGGATGGTCACCGCATCGGCGGTCAGTGCAAAGCTGCGCAGCTTGGGCAGCAGGGAGCGTTTGAAAAGCGACGGCATATGGCTCGCAAAAAGGTCGATTCCGAAGAACGGATGAGCTTACACCATGGATGGGTTTGGGTCTTCCTGTCCCCAAGAAAAAAAGACTTGACCAAGGAGAACGATCATTCTACTTTTCGCTCATGAATGAAATTACTGGTAATGAAACACGCGACATCATCCTCGATGTCGCCGAAAAGTTGATCTATAAAAGTGGCATCGCCGCCACCGGCATGGACCTTCTGGTGAAAACCGCCGGCGTCTCCAGGAAAAGTGTCTATCGCTACTTCGCCAACAAGGACGACCTGATCGTGGCCGCCCTCAAGCGGCGGGACGAACGTTGGATGCACTGGTTCAGCACCGAGGTGGACAAGGCGCCCACGCCAACTGCGCGGCTGCTCAACCTGTTCACCGTGCTCAAGGGCTGGTTCGACAGCGAAGGTTTCCGCGGCTGTGCCTTCATCAATACCAGCGGCGAAACCGGCGACCCTCAGGATCCGGTCCGCCAAGTGGCAAAGCTGCACAAACAGAAGTTGCTCGATTACGTGACCCGGCTGTGCGTCGAACAAGGTGTCCAGAACCCGGACGCACTGGCCCGCCAGCTCCTGATTCTGATTGACGGCGCCATTACCGTGGCGCTGGTCATGGGCGACCACAGCGCGGCTGATCACGCCCAGGACATGCTGAAACAACTGTTACACGTCTGACCCGTAGAACCGCTGTGCCATTCGTCAACTCACTGGAGATCCGCCATGTCTGCCTCTTCCGAAGTTCGTCCGCCGTTGCCGCCGTTCACTCGTGAATCAGCGATCGAGAAAGTTCGCCTGGCCGAAGACGGCTGGAACTCTCGTGACCCACAAAAAGTATCCCTGGCCTACACGCTGGATACTCAATGGCGTAACCGCGCCGAATTCGCCCATAACCGCGAGGAAGCCAAGGCGTTCCTGACCCGCAAATGGGCCAAGGAGCTGGATTATCGGTTGATCAAGGAGCTCTGGGCCTTCACCGATAACCGCATCGCTGTGCGCTACGCCTACGAATGGCACGATGATTCGGGCAACTGGTTCCGCTCCTACGGCAATGAAAACTGGGAGTTCGACGAGCAAGGCCTGATGTACAACCGATACGCCTGCATCAACGACATGCCGATCAAGGAAAGCGAGCGCAAGTTCCGCTGGCCGCTGGGTCGCCGGCCGGACGATCATCCGGGGTTGTCTGAGTTGGGGTTGTAACGCTCGCGATAGCGGCCTGACAGCTGGCCTGGTTCTCCCAGCCATGCACCCGTCAGGCCTGTGGGAGCAAAGCTTGCTCGCGATGGCGGTGGCAAATCCGACAAAGGTGCAGGCTGACTCACCGCTATCACGAGCAAACTCCCACAGCAGCGCCAGACAAGCGGCCCCTCCAACAGGCTTGACCCACATGCCGCCAGGCATCACATTGCCTGGGCCGGCGATAAGCTCGCTGTTTCGTTGTGCAGCAGATTTTTGTGGAGCCCATGACCGCGTCGATCCCGATCCGTCCCCCCTGCCCGCCCGGTGTCTGCGATTGTGGCCGTGATGCCTTGCTGCAGGCGCCTGGCAGCGACCTGCGCATCCTTTGCCTGAATCGCCAGGAAGAAAAACGCCTGCTTGAACGCCTGGAGAACATCCAGAGCCTCGACGAACTCCAGCGCCTGCAGCAACGCCTGTACGAAAACCTGGGGATCCACCTGAGCGTCGAGCCCGGCCACAACGAAGTGCGGACCATGCGCGGCATCGCCATCGAATTTCAGGACCAGCCCGGCCTGTGCCGCAAGATTCGCCAGTCGATTCCCGCCGCCATCCGCCGTGGGTTGGAAAAACGCCCCGAAATCGCCTGGCGGCTGCTCGATGCCCACGATCTGTTTCGCGACATCTGAACCCAGGCAGCTCCTTCCCTGGAGCGGCACATCGACCTAGAAATCCACCGTCGCGGAAAGTAGGTAGGTGCGCGGGGTCGACAGCGTCAAGCCTGCCTCACTGTCATCCGACGCGCCGGCCGAACTCCAGTAGCGCTTGTCTGCCACGTTTTCGATGTTGGCCCGTAGGGTGATGTGCTTTTCGTCGACCTTGAATGCGTAGCGGGCGCCCACGTCGAAACGCTCCCAGGAATCGATTTCCTTGGTGTTGGACTGGTCCAGGTACTGCGAGCTGGAGTAGATGCCACGGCTGGTCAGGGTCAGGCCCTGTATCGTCGGCACGTCCCACTCGGCGCCGAGGTTGACGTTGTACTTCGGTGTGGCCGGTGCGCGGTTGCCGTCGAAGACGCCGTTGGTGGTATGGGTCAGTTCGCTGTCGATGAACATCACGCCACCCAGCAAGCGGGTTCCCTTCAGCGGTTCACCAAACACACTCAACTCCACCCCGGTGTTTTCTCGCTTGCCGTTCGGACCGAAGACACGCGTCGTCGCGTCGGTCGCATAGGCCGGCTGCTTGATCCGGAACAGCGCGGCGGTGACGGCGAACGGACCGGCATCATACTTGGCGCCCACCTCGACCTGACGGCTGATGAATGGCGGGAAAATCTCATCCTCGTTCACCGATGTCGACGGCGCGATCTTGCCCTGGCTCATGCCTTCCATATAGTTGGCATACAACGACAGCCTGTCGGTCGCCTTGAACAGGATGCCACCCGACGGCGAAACCTTTTCCTCATCGTAGGCAGTGTCGCCCTTGACGTTATTCGTCCAGTCGTCAACCTTCACCCGCTGCCAGCGGGCACCGAGGGTCAGCAGCAAGCGATCGTCGAACAGCCCCAGGGTGTCGGACAACGCCACGCCACTGAAGCGGTTCTCGGTGTAGACCTTGTTGTCCTGTCGCGTCGGGTTGCTCGGCGTCGGGGTCTGCACCGGGTCATACAGGTTGCTGCGCCCGTTGGCGTAGCGGGCGCCGCCATTTTCGAAGTCCATGTAGAAATAGCTGGCAGCCAGGTTGACCTCATGGCTCACCGGGCCGGTATGTAACCAGTTGCGCACCCCGGCCGTGGCCGTGCGGACATTTTCGTCGCGGGTAAAGTCACGGGGCTGGACGGTGAAGTCACCCGCATCGTTGGTGACCGAAACGTTGTGCCGAAGGAAGTCGTGGTTGCTTTTGCGCGCGCCTACGCCGCCATACAGCATGACGGAATCGTTGACATCGAATTCGGCGTTCACTGTGCCGAAGGTGTCGCGGGTGCGCGCCTTGCTCCAGGACTGGGCGTAGTTGTCACGCACATCACTGGCGTGAGGAACCTGCGCATTGGCGCCCACCTGTACGCGTTCCTGGGGCGCGTCGGTGTTACGTTCGGTGCGGCCAATGTCTGTCGAGAGTCGCAGGCGTTCACCGCGAAAATCCAGGCCCAGTACCGCCATCTCGCGGTCCACGCTCTGGTGATCCCATTCGGTGTCGCCCGCCTGCTTCACGCCATTGAAACGAATACCGAACTTGTCATCTTCCCCAAAGCGCCGACCGACATCCACGGCACCGCCAAGCTGGTTGTTGGAGGCGTAGCTGCCGGTGAACGAGGTGATGGGCTTGTCCGTGGCGCGCTTGGGCACCACATTGATTCCGCCCCCCACACTGCCCCGCGGCGAGATGCCATTGATGAGCTGGCTGGGGCCCTTGAGGATATCGACGCGTTCGGCCATCTCCATGTCGATCGTGTAGGTCGGCAGGATGCCATAGAGACCGTTGTAGGCGACA encodes:
- a CDS encoding AraC family transcriptional regulator, which codes for MSKKDTISIQLVREALLQSCAPGAATDEVLSKVGIDPALLDDTQARVPAHAYARLWRLLARRLDDEFFGMDPRKLKSGSLAFLCQCAMAQPTLASGLTAGLGFLSLMLEHLPAQWVRQQSLAEIVLLEDDQPPRRAFTYFTYWMIVHGVACWLAGRRIPILSVELRCPAPDFCDDYRVMFSQNLRFDRPRTRMIFAAQCLDLPIRRNADELKRFLAQAPANILVKYRNPQSLASRIRHDLRQLPAEQWPETEALAQQFCVSASTLRRRLAEEGQTYQGLKDSVRKDLAITWLAEPSISFVEIASRLGFADASSFYKAFRKWSGSNPGHYRSLILNDIN
- the pssA gene encoding CDP-diacylglycerol--serine O-phosphatidyltransferase — protein: MPSLFKRSLLPKLRSFALTADAVTILDGAAQFRRCLLEKITQATQRIYIVALYLQQDEAGQEILDALHAAKAARPELDVVVVVDWLRAQRGLIGAKKQPGNSAWYQEQTRTHASEVPIYGVPVQTRELFGVLHLKGFVIDDCVLYSGASLNNVYLHKFDKYRYDRYHLLQNAALADSMHHLVQHGLVASRAVHRLDLPDLPSTRSLRKDIGDLRSRLKYATYDTSVGSLDKGGLSVSPLLGVGKNNALSRVIGELIASSRQQLTICTPYFNLPLAVTRELNRALARGVKIDIIVGDKTANDFYIAPSEPFKIIAALPYLYEISLRRFAKRHQRYIDSGQLNLHLWRDGDNTYHLKGMWIDERYTLLTGNNLNPRAFRLDLENALLLDDPKGELLAPRQAELEQIYRYTRRIERYLDLETLPDYPEAVARFLKRVSRVRIERLLYRIL
- a CDS encoding TetR/AcrR family transcriptional regulator, which codes for MNEITGNETRDIILDVAEKLIYKSGIAATGMDLLVKTAGVSRKSVYRYFANKDDLIVAALKRRDERWMHWFSTEVDKAPTPTARLLNLFTVLKGWFDSEGFRGCAFINTSGETGDPQDPVRQVAKLHKQKLLDYVTRLCVEQGVQNPDALARQLLILIDGAITVALVMGDHSAADHAQDMLKQLLHV
- a CDS encoding DUF1348 family protein; this encodes MSASSEVRPPLPPFTRESAIEKVRLAEDGWNSRDPQKVSLAYTLDTQWRNRAEFAHNREEAKAFLTRKWAKELDYRLIKELWAFTDNRIAVRYAYEWHDDSGNWFRSYGNENWEFDEQGLMYNRYACINDMPIKESERKFRWPLGRRPDDHPGLSELGL
- a CDS encoding TonB-dependent receptor encodes the protein MSAVAPLRLRPAFAGWRPLLNLSLMLSLSTSPFFISSSLAEEAGRRSYQVPAGSLGAALTRFAGLAGVNLSVDPALVSGRNSAGLSGEFAVEEGFGRLLRGSGLQLQAVGEQAYILTPAPEGGSLQLAPTSILGATASTDSPAYAGGQVARRGSQGLLGARDFMETPFSMTTYTSAAVKNQQARTLGDLIASDPSVRATNPAGGRFEQFTIRGFSLFNSDVAYNGLYGILPTYTIDMEMAERVDILKGPSQLINGISPRGSVGGGINVVPKRATDKPITSFTGSYASNNQLGGAVDVGRRFGEDDKFGIRFNGVKQAGDTEWDHQSVDREMAVLGLDFRGERLRLSTDIGRTERNTDAPQERVQVGANAQVPHASDVRDNYAQSWSKARTRDTFGTVNAEFDVNDSVMLYGGVGARKSNHDFLRHNVSVTNDAGDFTVQPRDFTRDENVRTATAGVRNWLHTGPVSHEVNLAASYFYMDFENGGARYANGRSNLYDPVQTPTPSNPTRQDNKVYTENRFSGVALSDTLGLFDDRLLLTLGARWQRVKVDDWTNNVKGDTAYDEEKVSPSGGILFKATDRLSLYANYMEGMSQGKIAPSTSVNEDEIFPPFISRQVEVGAKYDAGPFAVTAALFRIKQPAYATDATTRVFGPNGKRENTGVELSVFGEPLKGTRLLGGVMFIDSELTHTTNGVFDGNRAPATPKYNVNLGAEWDVPTIQGLTLTSRGIYSSSQYLDQSNTKEIDSWERFDVGARYAFKVDEKHITLRANIENVADKRYWSSAGASDDSEAGLTLSTPRTYLLSATVDF